The following proteins come from a genomic window of Larimichthys crocea isolate SSNF chromosome III, L_crocea_2.0, whole genome shotgun sequence:
- the ank1a gene encoding ankyrin-1a isoform X4, with the protein MWALVTELLFSFVLLAFLVISCQNVLHIASGSVRSVLTYVHAQLDRELGEVEGVADEEENVTTRVVRRRVILKGDEVEDLPGEHVSEEQFTDEHGNIVTKKIVRKVVRRGKGTGEEGVQEVSVEGSLQDANELELDAEQFMSYAILGRDSSKPDTVDVKKGAQIVKCASLRRVKQ; encoded by the exons ATGTGGGCCCTGGTTACAGAGCTCCTGTTCAGCTTCGTGCTGCTTGCTTTCCTGGTCATCAGCTGTCAGAATGTCCTCCACATAGCCAGTGGCTCTGTGCGGTCCGTGCTCACCTACGTACACGCTCAGCTGGACCGTGAGCTCGGTGAGGTCGAAGGAGTGGCCGATGAAGAGGAGAATGTCACCACCAGAGTGGTTCGGCGCAGAGTCATCCTTAAG GGCGATGAGGTTGAAGATCTTCCTGGGGAGCATGTAAGCGAGGAACAGTTCACGGATGAACATGGAAACATTGTCACAAAAAAG ATTGTGCGTAAGGTTGTGCGCAGAGGGAAGGGTACAGGTGAGGAGGGGGTTCAGGAGGTGAGCGTGGAGGGTTCTCTGCAGGACGCCAACGAGCTGGAGCTTGATGCTGAGCAGTTCATGAGCTACGCCATCCTGGGCCGGGACAGCAGCAAG CCCGATACTGTGGATGTGAAGAAAGGTGCTCAGATAGTGAAATGTGCCAGTCTGCGGAGAGTTAAGCAGTGA